From Fusarium oxysporum f. sp. lycopersici 4287 chromosome 10, whole genome shotgun sequence, the proteins below share one genomic window:
- a CDS encoding hypothetical protein (At least one base has a quality score < 10), which produces MGSSDIPPPSAPPWLVPASTACLSLGITFWLIAYILMIRRSLATHATPAPLVALGLNLGWEVVYAFGVCEAPIETYGFMLWLLLDIVVLYATLKTAPRSFASSPLIANNVALLLFLVFVAGVVGNGLFVWWWLKEPHRGYGIKWGKNWKGLEARDTTELAYWSAGVAQMIFSVSALAMLLQRGHSGGQSYAIWFCRFVGTVMGLPVSCGLMWWYWPEAHGFVFHPLGVFITGTSVICDLAYPFLLAYVQTREKVLPDGSLVDGRLEAETEKKQQ; this is translated from the exons ATGGGCTCATCAGACATCCCACCCCCCTCAGCACCACCATGGCTCGTCCCTGCATCAACAGCCTGCCTCTCCCTCGGCATAACATTCTGGCTAATCGCCTACATCCTCATGATCCGCCGCTCGCTAGCAACCCACGCGACGCCCGCACCGCTCGTCGCACTGGGTCTCAATCTAGGATGGGAAGTAGTCTACGCCTTTGGTGTATGCGAAGCACCCATTGAGACGTACGGTTTCATGCTCTGgctgcttcttgacatcGTTGTTCTCTACGCTACGCTTAAAACAGCGCCTAGGTCGTTTGCCTCAAGTCCACTCATAGCGAACAATGTCGCGTTGTTGCTGTTCCTGGTTTTTGTGGCGGGTGTCGTGGGTAATGGGTTGTTTGTGTGGTGGTGGCTCAAGGAGCCGCATAGAGGCTATGGTATCAAATGGGGCAAGAATTGGAAGGGGCTTGAGGCGAGAGATACTACTGAGTTGGCATATTGGTCGGCTGGTGTGGCGCAGATGATATTCAGCGTTTCGGCGTTGGCTATGCTTCTTCAGAGAGGTCACTCTGGTGGACAGAGCTATGCAATTTG GTTCTGTCGCTTCGTTGGCACCGTCATGGGTCTGCCCGTCTCTTGCGGTCTGATGTGGTGGTACTGGCCCGAGGCGCACGGCTTCGTTTTCCATCCTCTTGGTGTCTTCATCACTGGCACCTCAGTCATTTGTGATCTGGCGTACCCATTTCTGCTGGCCTACGTTCAAACCAGGGAGAAAGTCTTGCCTGATGGAAGTCTGGTAGACGGAAGACTTGAGGCTGAGaccgagaagaagcaacagTAG
- a CDS encoding NADH dehydrogenase (ubiquinone) 1 beta subcomplex 7 yields MASDAITEPRQATREEMRDAKLPLAYRDSCAHLLIPLNKCRRDTWYAPWKCSDERHSYEKCQYVEFKKRVAKMDELRESKGGARSN; encoded by the exons ATGGCTTCCGACGCTATCACCGAGCCGCGGC AAGCGACCCGCGAGGAGATGCGCGATGCCAAACTCCCTCTGGCCTACCGAGACAGCTGCGCTCACCTCTTGATTCCTCTCAACAAGTGCCGAAGGGATACTTGGTACGCCCCTTGGAAGTGCTCG GATGAGCGACATAGCTACGAGAAATGCCAGTACGTCGAGTTCAAGAAGCGAGTCGCCAAGATGGACGAGTTGAGGGAGTCGAAGGGAGGTGCACGAAGCAACTAG
- a CDS encoding arylsulfatase has translation MPKLKEHIIDKGTSFVNHFTTTAICCPSRVALWTGKQPHNTNVTDVNPPYGGFPKFVSQGLNENYLPVWLKEAGYNTYYTGKLFNAHTINNYNSPYPAGWTGTNFLLDPGTYDYLNPIYQHNQEPPVQHKGVHTSDLISKYAHDLLKEAIDAENPFFVAIAPVAPHSNVNLRRQPGNPSAPLMTIPIPLERHSHLFEGVKVPRTENFNPDSPSGVSWIHKLAQLNDSSVSYLDDFYRARLQALQGVDEIVEQVTKQLEDAGILDETYIIYSSDNGYHLGQHRLPPGKECGFDEDIRVPLFIRGPSVSSGSIENAVTTHIDLAPTILRLAGADLRSDFDGTPIPVLSTQENKRHEHVAVEYWGGAIAEGEIGGFDGKGQIFAQNNTYKGVRIVHEDYNLYYSAWCNNEHELYDLKVCLSQCC, from the exons ATGCCCAAACTCAAAGAGCATATCATTGACAAGGGTACGTCGTTCGTCAACCACTTCACTACCACAGCCATCTGCTGTCCTTCCCGTGTTGCACTTTGGACAGGGAAACAGCCTCATAACACTAATGTCACTGACGTCAATCCACCGTATG GCGGCTTCCCCAAGTTCGTCTCACAGGGATTGAACGAGAACTACTTGCCTGTATGGTTGAAAGAAGCTGGGTACAACACATACTATACCGGCAAGCTCTTCAATGCTCATACTATAAACAACTACAACTCGCCTTATCCTGCAGGATGGACAGGAACCAACTTCCTACTTGACCCGGGCACGTATGACTACCTGAATCCTATCTACCAGCATAACCAGGAGCCACCAGTTCAACACAAAGGAGTGCACACTTCAGACTTGATTTCCAAGTATGCAcatgatcttctcaaggaaGCAATTGACGCCGAGAATCCATTCTTCGTTGCAATTGCGCCTGTTGCGCCACACTCCAATGTTAATCTCAGACGGCAACCTGGAAACCCGAGCGCACCTCTTATGACTATTCCCATTCCTCTTGAGAGACACTCTCATCTCTTCGAAGGGGTCAAAGTCCCGAGGACGGAGAACTTTAACCCAGACTCG CCTAGTGGTGTGAGCTGGATTCACAAACTCGCCCAGCTCAATGACTCATCAGTCTCATACCTCGATGACTTCTACCGCGCTCGTCTCCAGGCTCTTCAGGGTGTCGATGAGATTGTTGAGCAAGTAACCaagcagcttgaagatgctggcATACTTGACGAGACATACATCATCTACAGCTCTGACAATGGATACCACCTGGGTCAACACAGACTGCCTCCTGGCAAGGAGTGTGGCTTTGACGAAGACATCCGCGTGCCTCTCTTCATCAGGGGCCCAAGTGTATCCTCAGGATCCATTGAGAATGCCGTGACTACACACATCGACCTTGCTCCTACGATTCTCAGACTCGCAGGCGCGGACCTTCGCAGCGACTTTGACGGAACTCCTATCCCTGTGTTGTCCACTCAGGAGAACAAACGACACGAGCACGTAGCGGTTGAGTACTGGGGCGGTGCTATCGCTGAAGGCGAGATTGGCGGTTTTG ATGGCAAGGGACAGATTTTCGCGCAGAATAATACATATAAGGGCGTGAGAATAGTGCATGAGGACTACAATCTTTACTACTCGGCTTGGTGTAACAACGAGCACGAACTCTACGACCTCAAGGTATGTTTATCTCAGTGCTGTTGA
- a CDS encoding arylsulfatase, which produces MPKLKEHIIDKGTSFVNHFTTTAICCPSRVALWTGKQPHNTNVTDVNPPYGGFPKFVSQGLNENYLPVWLKEAGYNTYYTGKLFNAHTINNYNSPYPAGWTGTNFLLDPGTYDYLNPIYQHNQEPPVQHKGVHTSDLISKYAHDLLKEAIDAENPFFVAIAPVAPHSNVNLRRQPGNPSAPLMTIPIPLERHSHLFEGVKVPRTENFNPDSPSGVSWIHKLAQLNDSSVSYLDDFYRARLQALQGVDEIVEQVTKQLEDAGILDETYIIYSSDNGYHLGQHRLPPGKECGFDEDIRVPLFIRGPSVSSGSIENAVTTHIDLAPTILRLAGADLRSDFDGTPIPVLSTQENKRHEHVAVEYWGGAIAEGEIGGFDGKGQIFAQNNTYKGVRIVHEDYNLYYSAWCNNEHELYDLKTDPGQLKSLFPHDDTTADSALLGTTARQVLNRLDALMLVLKSCKGNTCIEPWKILHPEGGVTSLKDALQAKFNAFYKEQVKVRFDRCEYGYLIDAEGPQVGYEYREGLEWHHWT; this is translated from the exons ATGCCCAAACTCAAAGAGCATATCATTGACAAGGGTACGTCGTTCGTCAACCACTTCACTACCACAGCCATCTGCTGTCCTTCCCGTGTTGCACTTTGGACAGGGAAACAGCCTCATAACACTAATGTCACTGACGTCAATCCACCGTATG GCGGCTTCCCCAAGTTCGTCTCACAGGGATTGAACGAGAACTACTTGCCTGTATGGTTGAAAGAAGCTGGGTACAACACATACTATACCGGCAAGCTCTTCAATGCTCATACTATAAACAACTACAACTCGCCTTATCCTGCAGGATGGACAGGAACCAACTTCCTACTTGACCCGGGCACGTATGACTACCTGAATCCTATCTACCAGCATAACCAGGAGCCACCAGTTCAACACAAAGGAGTGCACACTTCAGACTTGATTTCCAAGTATGCAcatgatcttctcaaggaaGCAATTGACGCCGAGAATCCATTCTTCGTTGCAATTGCGCCTGTTGCGCCACACTCCAATGTTAATCTCAGACGGCAACCTGGAAACCCGAGCGCACCTCTTATGACTATTCCCATTCCTCTTGAGAGACACTCTCATCTCTTCGAAGGGGTCAAAGTCCCGAGGACGGAGAACTTTAACCCAGACTCG CCTAGTGGTGTGAGCTGGATTCACAAACTCGCCCAGCTCAATGACTCATCAGTCTCATACCTCGATGACTTCTACCGCGCTCGTCTCCAGGCTCTTCAGGGTGTCGATGAGATTGTTGAGCAAGTAACCaagcagcttgaagatgctggcATACTTGACGAGACATACATCATCTACAGCTCTGACAATGGATACCACCTGGGTCAACACAGACTGCCTCCTGGCAAGGAGTGTGGCTTTGACGAAGACATCCGCGTGCCTCTCTTCATCAGGGGCCCAAGTGTATCCTCAGGATCCATTGAGAATGCCGTGACTACACACATCGACCTTGCTCCTACGATTCTCAGACTCGCAGGCGCGGACCTTCGCAGCGACTTTGACGGAACTCCTATCCCTGTGTTGTCCACTCAGGAGAACAAACGACACGAGCACGTAGCGGTTGAGTACTGGGGCGGTGCTATCGCTGAAGGCGAGATTGGCGGTTTTG ATGGCAAGGGACAGATTTTCGCGCAGAATAATACATATAAGGGCGTGAGAATAGTGCATGAGGACTACAATCTTTACTACTCGGCTTGGTGTAACAACGAGCACGAACTCTACGACCTCAAG ACCGACCCAGGACAGTTGAAGAGCCTGTTCCCTCACGATGACACAACTGCCGATTCAGCACTGTTAGGAACGACTGCCCGACAGGTCCTCAATCGCCTGGATGCTCTCATGCTTGTGTTGAAGTCTTGTAAAGGCAACACGTGCATTGAACCATGGAAGATCCTGCACCCAGAAGGTGGTGTGACGAGCTTAAAGGATGCTCTTCAGGCAAAATTTAACGCCTTTTATAAGGAGCAGGTAAAGGTTAGGTTTGATCGTTGCGAGTACGGATACTTGATCGATGCTGAAGGACCTCAAGTCGGATATGAGTATCGTGAGGGCTTGGAGTGGCATCATTGGACTTGA